In a genomic window of Macrobrachium rosenbergii isolate ZJJX-2024 chromosome 44, ASM4041242v1, whole genome shotgun sequence:
- the LOC136829409 gene encoding box C/D snoRNA protein 1: protein MASTVKGEQCVSSRLGICGVCVSNPAKYTCPACSAKTCSLSCVKTHKNDANCDGKRSKTAMVHKEDMDNLTLLSDYRFLEEIDHKLDDNHRHPLRRHIMVRHGERQSLPHFLQRLKSEAWNRGTLLKFMPSHFVAHQENSTRYYFKEGIIRWHVKWIFHQADVTFVDRNVDENTVIVKLLSKYLEPNDSLSPEESEKLAYYQSASYGKVAVLMQTNEKGSVPAFEEVFVKKSLRLNLANKTVIEYPVFYVVLRDHIHSYLEYEADDHDDLFCEKEQKEEEEDESLGYF, encoded by the exons ATGGCATCTACAGTGAAAGGTGAACAGTGTGTGAGCTCAAGACTCGGTATTTGCGGTGTATGTGTGAGCAATCCAGCCAAGTACACTTGCCCAGCTTGCAGTGCGAAGACGTGTTCCCTGTCCTGTGTCAAAACCCACAAGAACGATGCAAATTGTGACGGGAAGCGAAGTAAAACTGCAATGGTTCACAAGGAGGATATGGACAACCTCACTTTACTCAGTGATTACAG ATTCCTTGAAGAGATTGACCACAAATTGGATGACAATCATCGTCACCCATTGAGACGTCATATCATGGTGAGGCATGGTGAAAGACAGTCATTGCCTCATTTTTTGCAGCGTCTGAAGAGTGAAGCATGGAATCGAGGAACCCTTTTGAAGTTTATGCCAAGCCATTTTGTTGCACATCAAGAAAATTCGACACGTTATTACTTTAAAGAAGGCATAATAAG ATGGCATGTGAAATGGATTTTTCATCAGGCAGATGTAACATTTGTTGACAGAAATGTAGATGAAAACACCGTTATTGTCAAGCTTCTTTCTAAGTACTTAGAGCCAAATGACAGTTTGAGTCCAgaagaatctgaaaaattagcTTATTATCAGTCAGCGTCATATGGGAAAGTCGCTGTCCTTATGCAAACTAATGAGAAAGGATCTGTGCCTGCCTTTGAGGAAGTCTTTGTGAAAAAGAGTCTTCGTTTGAACCTGGCAAATAAAACTGTCATTGAGTATCCTGTATTTTATGTTGTTCTTCGAGATCACATTCACTCTTACCTTGAATATGAAGCTGATGATCATGATGACCTGTTTTGtgaaaaagagcaaaaagaagaggaagaagatgaaagttTAGGATATTTCTGA
- the LOC136829408 gene encoding myogenesis-regulating glycosidase-like → MQSGPIRFLFLGISLNILFFARCLDSQSLSTKGFHSDLEIVKERALRITHSNGQVNIDWGLTLPEGAEGVNCTEGNFCLDFDVAKVVITQEDHCQKVSWTARNLTELKDCVLLEGHWYGGGEQITEPWPIEKAPRQETPFVTADMLQSRDLWYGGVSEAYWISSQGAAVRVEEGIPLFLSAPDNDGDDVADQLCLSSRFEEPFSAPAGVNLTLNYYVCTAENVKEVHLATYPKFFSNPTGIPDLRMLRDPIWSTWAEYHASINDTSVWDFAMAIKENGFNNSQVEIDDNWETCHGNAEWNPETFPDPARLIDDLHNEGFRVTLWIHPFINDDCESFSYADEKGYFVKDAQGVTQKTHWWQGLSAGIIDFTNPAAVTWWTQRLVDIQTSTGIDSFKFDAGESSWLPKVFTLNVDERLWPSIYTKYYVDAVSEFGGMIETRVGQGTQRHPIFVRMLDKDSVWDTDNGLRTMIPSLLHFGILGYPYVLPDMIGGNAYGVMPGEELFVRWAQANTFMPALQFSILPWGFNEQVVKRCQEVTSLHTQIIPLISKLAQEAIETGTPIMRPTWWLCPELESCLTADQQFLVGDDLLSVPVVYQGATELSVVLPPGDWKLAGTETIYMGPDTITVQNITLDSIVYFTRVTSR, encoded by the exons ATGCAGTCAG GTCCGATAAGATTTTTATTCCTTGGGATATCATTGAATATCCTGTTTTTTGCAAGATGTTTAGATTCGCAGTCTCTGTCTACAAAAGGTTTTCACAGTGACCTCGAGATCGTCAAAGAACGCGCACTTAGGATCACGCACAGTAATG GCCAGGTAAACATCGACTGGGGTCTCACTCTACCGGAAGGGGCAGAAGGAGTGAACTGCACCGAAGGAAACTTCTGCTTAGACTTCGATGTTGCTAAGGTAGTGATCACACAAGAGGACCATTGCCAAAAGGTCTCTTGGACTGCAAGGAATCTCACTGAACTGAAGGACTGTGTTCTTCTGGAAGGTCATTG GTATGGAGGAGGTGAACAAATAACAGAGCCCTGGCCTATTGAGAAAGCTCCCCGTCAGGAAACACCCTTCGTAACAGCCGATATGCTGCAGAGTAGAGATCTGTGGTACGGAGGCGTATCGGAGGCGTATTGGATCTCTTCACAGGGGGCGGCGGTTAGG GTTGAGGAAGGGATTCCGCTCTTCCTGAGTGCGCCAGACAATGACGGAGACGATGTGGCTGATCAACTCTGCCTGAGCAGCCGATTCGAAGAACCTTTCTCGGCTCCTGCTGGTGTTAATCTGACGCTAAATTACTACGTGTGCACCGCGGAGAATGTTAAAGAA GTTCACCTAGCAACCTACCCAAAATTTTTTTCCAATCCTACTGGGATTCCTGATCTCAGGATGCTTCGAGATCCCATTTGGTCCACCTGGGCTGAGTACCATGCGAGTATCAACGATACTAGTGTCTGGGACTTTGCGATGGCTATCAAGGAAAATGGATTCAACAACAGCCAG gTAGAAATAGATGACAACTGGGAGACGTGTCACGGCAACGCCGAATGGAACCCGGAGACATTTCCAGACCCAGCACGACTCATTGACGACCTTCAC AATGAAGGCTTCCGAGTGACTCTTTGGATTCATCCGTTCATTAACGATGATTGTGAATCCTTCAGCTACGCCGATGAGAAGGGATACTTTGTCAAG GACGCGCAAGGAGTCACCCAAAAGACCCACTGGTGGCAAGGACTGAGCGCAGGCATCATAGACTTCACGAACCCAGCAGCCGTGACCTGGTGGACCCAGAGACTCGTAGACATCCAGACGTCGACGGGCATCGACTCGTTTAAATTTGACGCTGGAGAATCCTCCTGGTTGCCCAAAGTCTTCACTCTGAACGTTGACGAACGACTCTGGCCTAGTATATACACTAAGTA CTATGTTGATGCTGTATCTGAGTTTGGAGGAATGATTGAGACACGTGTAGGACAAGGAACCCAGAGACATCCCATCTTCGTCAGGATGCTGGACAAGGACTCCGTCTGGGATACAGACAATGGACTGAGAACGATGATTCCTTCCTTACTGCACTTTG GTATCCTCGGGTATCCCTACGTGTTACCAGACATGATTGGAGGCAATGCTTATGGTGTCATGCCAGGAGAGGAACTGTTTGTAAGATGGGCTCAAGCGAATACATTCATGCCTGCGCTTCAGTTTTCCATTCTCCCGTGGGGGTTCAATGAGCAA gtaGTTAAAAGGTGCCAGGAAGTAACATCTCTGCATACACAGATAATTCCCCTCATATCCAAACTGGCCCAGGAAGCAATTGAGACTGGAACTCCCATTATGAGGCCTACATGGTGGCTCTGCCCAGAACTGGAGTCTTGTCTCACTGCTGATCAAC AATTTCTCGTTGGTGATGATTTGCTGTCTGTGCCTGTCGTGTACCAGGGAGCCACAGAGCTAAGCGTAGTGCTGCCCCCTGGAGACTGGAAGCTGGCTGGAACTGAAACCATCTACATGGGTCCAGACACCATTACAGTACAGAACATTACTCTCGACAGCATTGTTTATTTCACGAGAGTTACGAGTCGTTGA